The genomic segment AGTAGCGCTCACGCATCGCGGCGAGGAGACGCGCTTTGATGTCAAGCGCGGTGTGCTGCAACACGAACCGCGCAACCCCGACACGCTGGCGCGGCTCTTCGACGAAACCAACGGCGAGTTCATCCTGCTCGAAACGCGCTGGCTGCCATCGGGCGAGGAGTGCCTCGCGCGCGTTGCCTGTTTCCGCCCGGCCGGTTTGGGCACGCTCGCGCCCGAGACGCTCGCCGGCCACCCCGACGACGAGCCGCCCATCGAGCCGTGATGGCGCCCGACCGACGGCCGCGCGATTGGATTTCTCGCCGCTCCGGGCCGCGACCCGTGCTTTCTATCGCCCAAGTTGCGGAGTGCATCTTCCCACGGCCGCGGCGCATTGCGCGCGTCGCCGGTTCGCCTGTGCGATTAGGCCTTACGACACCGATCACGTTGTTGTGCCCGGAAACGATCGCTCACGTTCACCGCGCACTCCGGCGCATCTTGAACAAACTCCCGGCGGCCAAGCGACCACGCATCAACCTGCTCGGCACGATCGGCGCGGGCAATTTAACCTCCCAGGGTTATGCCATTGACATCCGCGACGGCGGCGTCACGGCCATCGCGGCCGATCTCGCCGGGGCACGATTCGCCGTCACAACTCTGGCACAGTTGATTCGGTCTGCCCGTGGACCGATTCCTGCCCTGACCATCACCGACTGGCCTGACTTCCCCGTGCGCGGCGTCATGCTCGACATCAGCCGCGACAAAGTCCCGACGATGCGCACTTTGATGCGTCTCATCGACCGCCTCGCCGACTGGCGGATCAATCACCTCCAGCTTTACACCGAGCATACGTTTGCCTATCGCGGGCACGCGCGCGTCTGGCGCGGCGCCTCGCCGATGACGCCGGCGCAGATTCGCAAGCTGGATCGCTACTGCGCCGAGCGCGGCATCGAACTCGTGCCGAATCAAAACTCGTTCGGCCACATGGAACGCTGGCTGAAACACGAGCCGTACCGCGCGCTGGCCGAGACGACCGGCCCGTGGAAATCGCCTTTCGGCACGATCCGCACGCAGGCGGCGACGCTGAACCCGCTCGATCCGCGCTCGTTGAAGCTCGTCATCGGACTGTACGATCAATTGCTGCCGAACTTCACCAGTCGGCTGTTCAACGTCGGCTGCGATGAGACGTTCGAGCTGGGGCAAGGTCGCAGCGCCGCCGAGTGCAAGCGCCGCGGCGTTGGCGAAGTCTATCTCGACTATTTGCTGAAAATCCACCGCGCGCTCGCGCGCCGCGGCCGGCGCATGATGTTCTGGAGCGACGTCGTCCACCAGCACCCGCGCATCCTCCCGCGCCTGCCGAAAGACGCGATCGCGCTGATCTGGGGATACGAATCCGATCACCCGTTCGACGCCCAGTGCCGCGCGCTGCGCCGCGCCGGGCTGGACTTCTACGTCTGCCCCGGGACGTCGAGCTGGTGCAGCTTTGGCGGGCGCACCGCCAACATGCTCGCGAACCTGCGCAACGCGGCTCGAGCAGGTCGCCGGCACGGCGCGATCGGCTATCTCGTCACCGATTGGGGTGACTACGGCCATCGTCAGCAGTTGCCCGTCAGTTACCCCGGATGGCTGTTTGGCGCGGGCATCGCATGGTGCGCCGAATCCAACGAGCGCATCGACCTCGGCACCGAATTGAGTCGGCTGGTCTTTGACGGTTCATCCCGTGCGGGCGAACTCTG from the Planctomycetia bacterium genome contains:
- a CDS encoding family 20 glycosylhydrolase; translation: MAPDRRPRDWISRRSGPRPVLSIAQVAECIFPRPRRIARVAGSPVRLGLTTPITLLCPETIAHVHRALRRILNKLPAAKRPRINLLGTIGAGNLTSQGYAIDIRDGGVTAIAADLAGARFAVTTLAQLIRSARGPIPALTITDWPDFPVRGVMLDISRDKVPTMRTLMRLIDRLADWRINHLQLYTEHTFAYRGHARVWRGASPMTPAQIRKLDRYCAERGIELVPNQNSFGHMERWLKHEPYRALAETTGPWKSPFGTIRTQAATLNPLDPRSLKLVIGLYDQLLPNFTSRLFNVGCDETFELGQGRSAAECKRRGVGEVYLDYLLKIHRALARRGRRMMFWSDVVHQHPRILPRLPKDAIALIWGYESDHPFDAQCRALRRAGLDFYVCPGTSSWCSFGGRTANMLANLRNAARAGRRHGAIGYLVTDWGDYGHRQQLPVSYPGWLFGAGIAWCAESNERIDLGTELSRLVFDGSSRAGELWCEAGRIHEPTRLNLKNKTPLFVAMHGDWLDPASVNGLTLRSINAMLARLKPLYRSALSLKLKEPDPALVRRELILTFLVLRHAVLRARAALNPRLRAAAARHLHFDLRRIMAEHRRLWLARNRPGGLASSLSYYERNLKEYADYLKRAEPRSRRRTNLITVMD